A single genomic interval of Psychroserpens sp. NJDZ02 harbors:
- a CDS encoding polyprenol monophosphomannose synthase, with protein MQDAVVIIPTYNEIENIEAIVRAVFALPKAFDVLVVDDNSPDLTAKKVEALQKEFPNRLFLEVRKEKAGLGTAYIHGFKWCLQKTYQYVFEMDADFSHNPQDLMRLYEACHTDNADISIGSRYVKGVNVVNWPIGRVILSYGASMYVRVITGMRVKDATAGFICYKRQVLEQLNLDKIKFVGYAFQIEMKFNAHLKKFKIVEVPVVFTDRTKGESKLSSSIISEAIFGVISMKFKSLFKSK; from the coding sequence ATGCAGGACGCTGTTGTTATTATACCAACATACAACGAAATTGAAAATATAGAAGCTATTGTAAGAGCCGTTTTTGCGCTCCCAAAGGCATTTGATGTTTTAGTGGTAGACGATAATTCTCCAGACCTAACCGCTAAAAAAGTGGAAGCGTTGCAAAAAGAATTTCCTAACCGTTTGTTTTTAGAGGTAAGAAAAGAGAAAGCTGGTCTTGGTACGGCTTACATCCATGGGTTTAAATGGTGTTTGCAAAAAACGTATCAATATGTTTTTGAAATGGATGCCGATTTTTCCCATAACCCACAGGATTTGATGCGTTTATATGAGGCTTGTCATACAGATAATGCAGATATATCTATTGGGTCACGCTATGTAAAAGGCGTAAATGTCGTAAATTGGCCAATAGGTCGTGTTATTTTGTCTTATGGTGCGTCTATGTATGTTAGAGTCATAACAGGTATGCGGGTTAAGGACGCTACAGCTGGTTTTATATGTTATAAAAGGCAGGTGTTAGAACAGCTTAATCTAGATAAAATAAAATTTGTGGGGTATGCATTTCAAATCGAAATGAAATTTAACGCCCACCTTAAAAAATTTAAAATAGTGGAAGTACCAGTTGTTTTTACCGACAGAACAAAAGGGGAGTCCAAATTAAGTTCTAGTATAATATCCGAAGCTATTTTTGGAGTTATTAGTATGAAGTTTAAAAGTTTATTCAAATCCAAGTAG
- a CDS encoding DUF4296 domain-containing protein — protein sequence MKQNPLIYILLVLLFVSCYGVQKPDKPDDLLSEDKMVDVLVDLTIMSSAKGINKRELENRGIMPDSFIYNKHKIDSAQFVSSNDYYAYDIEKYNEMYVKVKTKLEDLRAFYKAEEEKSKEKQKKEKLKLSKNKLKGPIKK from the coding sequence TTGAAACAGAATCCTCTTATTTATATATTATTAGTGTTATTATTTGTGTCCTGTTATGGTGTTCAAAAGCCAGACAAGCCAGATGATTTATTAAGTGAGGATAAAATGGTTGATGTGCTAGTAGACTTAACTATTATGTCTTCAGCTAAAGGGATTAATAAAAGAGAATTGGAGAATAGAGGGATCATGCCCGATAGTTTTATTTATAATAAACACAAAATTGATAGTGCTCAATTTGTTAGTAGTAATGACTACTATGCTTATGATATTGAAAAATATAATGAGATGTATGTTAAAGTGAAGACTAAATTAGAGGATTTGAGAGCCTTTTATAAAGCAGAGGAAGAAAAGAGCAAAGAAAAACAAAAGAAAGAAAAATTAAAACTTTCAAAAAACAAATTAAAAGGGCCTATTAAAAAATAG
- a CDS encoding NAD-dependent epimerase/dehydratase family protein: MILVTGGTGMVGAHLLFHLLNEKQSVRAIYRTEKKFETVKRIFSYYSETPQQLFDQIDWVAADLNDIPSLTEAFIDIDYVYHCAAFVSFEPNKFELLRKTNIEGTANIVNFCIAQNVKKLCYVSSIAALGTPAIKTNLITEDTEWNTEFDNSVYAITKYGAELEVWRGTQEGLDAVIVNPGIIIGPGIWNYGSGSLITMVNKGLPFYTTGSTGYVDVKDVVNCMVQLLKSDLKNERYILISENLTFKDFIDKTAKYLGVTPPKKKASKFILAIGWRLDWLKHKITGKRRQLSKQTAQSALSTSQFSNAKISTTLQYTFKNIDKSLNDTVICFKK; the protein is encoded by the coding sequence ATGATTTTAGTTACAGGAGGAACTGGTATGGTTGGTGCACATTTATTATTTCATTTATTAAATGAAAAGCAATCTGTGCGCGCTATTTATAGAACTGAAAAAAAGTTTGAAACCGTTAAGCGTATTTTTAGTTATTATAGTGAAACTCCACAACAACTATTTGATCAAATTGACTGGGTTGCTGCCGACTTAAATGATATCCCATCATTAACTGAAGCTTTTATTGACATTGACTACGTTTATCATTGTGCCGCATTTGTATCTTTTGAACCCAATAAATTTGAATTACTACGCAAGACAAACATTGAAGGCACAGCAAACATTGTAAACTTTTGTATTGCCCAAAACGTAAAAAAACTATGCTATGTAAGCTCAATAGCTGCCCTAGGCACACCTGCAATTAAAACCAACTTAATTACCGAAGATACAGAATGGAATACCGAGTTTGATAATAGCGTTTATGCTATTACTAAATATGGTGCTGAGTTGGAAGTTTGGCGCGGGACACAAGAAGGTCTAGATGCTGTAATTGTAAATCCAGGTATTATTATTGGTCCTGGTATTTGGAATTATGGTAGCGGATCATTAATTACTATGGTTAATAAAGGCTTACCTTTTTATACCACAGGAAGCACAGGATATGTTGACGTAAAAGATGTGGTTAATTGCATGGTACAATTACTAAAAAGCGACCTTAAAAACGAACGCTATATATTAATCTCTGAAAACTTAACTTTTAAAGATTTTATAGATAAAACCGCTAAATATCTTGGCGTTACACCGCCTAAAAAGAAAGCTTCTAAATTTATATTAGCCATTGGATGGCGTTTGGATTGGCTTAAACATAAGATAACAGGAAAACGTCGTCAATTATCTAAACAAACAGCACAATCGGCATTATCGACAAGTCAATTTAGTAATGCTAAAATAAGTACTACTCTACAATATACTTTTAAAAATATAGATAAAAGCTTAAACGATACTGTGATCTGCTTTAAAAAATAA
- a CDS encoding dihydroorotase — MHNKKTLIKNAKIVNEGTVFNGDILIEGEFITKIGPSISAKSADVNVFDAEGKYVIPGAIDDQVHFREPGLTHKANIETESRAAIAGGITSFIEMPNTNPQTTTIEKLNDKFEIASKKAWANYSFMFGGTNDNLDEILKVDKKDVAGLKLFLGSSTGNMLVDNPEVLEKIFKSTDLLISVHCEDEATIKKNLDIYKERYGDDIPINFHPIIRSEEACYISSSKAIELAKKTGARLHVFHLSTGKETELFDNKTPLKDKKITAEVCVHHLWFSDKDYDEKGTLIKWNPAVKTEKDRAKLLKALLDDKIDVIATDHAPHTFEEKSNVYTSAPSGGPLVQHALPALLEMYHNGDISIEKIVEKFCHNPAILFEVEKRGYIKEGYYADLVVVDVNNPWTVNKDNILYKCGWSPFEGTTFKSRITHTFVNGGLAYKNFKFYDTKYAKRLTFNR; from the coding sequence ATGCATAACAAGAAAACACTTATTAAAAATGCTAAAATTGTTAATGAAGGCACCGTTTTTAATGGGGACATTTTAATTGAAGGCGAGTTTATTACTAAAATAGGTCCTTCTATAAGCGCAAAATCTGCGGATGTAAATGTCTTTGATGCCGAGGGAAAATATGTTATTCCTGGTGCTATTGATGATCAAGTGCATTTTAGAGAGCCTGGATTAACACATAAAGCTAATATTGAAACCGAATCTAGAGCTGCTATTGCAGGAGGCATTACTTCTTTTATTGAGATGCCAAATACTAACCCGCAAACGACAACAATAGAGAAATTAAACGATAAATTTGAGATTGCTTCTAAAAAAGCATGGGCTAATTATTCGTTTATGTTTGGTGGTACTAACGATAATTTAGACGAAATTTTAAAAGTCGATAAAAAAGACGTTGCTGGTTTAAAACTATTTTTAGGATCCTCTACCGGTAATATGCTAGTCGATAATCCAGAGGTTTTAGAAAAGATATTTAAAAGTACAGATTTATTAATTTCGGTGCATTGTGAGGATGAAGCAACGATTAAGAAAAATCTTGATATTTATAAAGAACGTTATGGAGATGATATTCCTATTAATTTTCACCCTATAATTAGAAGTGAAGAGGCGTGTTATATCTCATCTTCTAAAGCTATAGAACTAGCTAAGAAAACAGGGGCGCGTTTACACGTGTTTCATTTATCTACAGGTAAGGAAACCGAGTTGTTTGATAATAAAACACCTTTAAAAGATAAAAAGATTACTGCAGAAGTTTGTGTTCATCACTTATGGTTTAGTGATAAAGACTATGACGAAAAAGGTACGCTTATTAAGTGGAACCCGGCAGTTAAAACGGAAAAAGACAGAGCTAAATTGCTTAAAGCATTATTAGATGATAAGATAGATGTTATCGCTACAGATCATGCGCCTCATACTTTTGAAGAAAAATCAAATGTATATACATCTGCACCTTCTGGTGGTCCTTTAGTACAGCATGCATTACCTGCTTTATTAGAAATGTATCATAATGGAGACATTTCTATAGAGAAAATAGTAGAAAAGTTTTGTCATAATCCTGCGATATTATTTGAAGTAGAAAAGCGTGGTTATATTAAGGAAGGGTATTATGCTGATTTAGTAGTTGTGGATGTAAATAACCCATGGACGGTTAATAAAGATAATATTTTATACAAATGTGGATGGTCTCCTTTTGAAGGAACAACGTTTAAGTCCAGAATTACACACACCTTTGTAAATGGTGGTTTAGCTTATAAGAATTTTAAGTTTTATGATACTAAATACGCTAAGCGATTAACTTTTAATAGATAA
- the tyrS gene encoding tyrosine--tRNA ligase — protein MANAFVEELRWRGMVHDIMPGTEEQLDKEMTSAYIGFDPTSDSLHIGSLVPIIILVHLEKAGHKPVALIGGATGMIGDPSGKSDERNLLDEATLNHNVAGIKSVLSRFLDFNSTAKNAPVLVNNYDWMKTFSFIDFARDVGKRITVNYMMAKDSVKKRLSGEEGNVGMSFTEFTYQLIQGYDFYHLHKTMNCKLQLGGSDQWGNITTGTELVRRMNVGDDKAKAYAMTCPLITKADGSKFGKSEGGNVWLDIDKTSVYKFYQFWLNSSDEDAEKYIKIFTFLDKETIDALVAEHKENPGFRALQKRLAEEVTTFVHSKDVLDNAIKASGILFSKDFKNEIRELDERLFLDVFEGVPQAEVSMDKIEAGLDMIAALSAETNFLGSNGEARRALKENSVSVNKDKVTDAYTITTEDLINDRYIVINRGKKSTFIIKAI, from the coding sequence ATGGCTAATGCATTTGTAGAAGAATTAAGATGGAGAGGGATGGTACACGATATCATGCCCGGAACTGAAGAGCAACTTGATAAAGAGATGACTTCGGCCTATATTGGTTTTGATCCAACTTCAGACTCATTACATATTGGTAGTTTAGTGCCAATTATAATATTAGTACATTTAGAAAAAGCAGGACATAAACCAGTAGCTTTAATTGGAGGAGCGACGGGTATGATTGGTGATCCGTCAGGAAAAAGTGACGAACGTAACTTGTTAGACGAAGCAACTTTAAACCATAACGTAGCAGGAATTAAAAGTGTATTATCACGGTTTTTAGATTTTAACTCTACCGCTAAAAACGCACCAGTTTTAGTAAATAACTATGATTGGATGAAAACTTTTTCATTTATTGACTTTGCACGTGACGTTGGTAAACGTATTACAGTAAACTATATGATGGCCAAGGATAGCGTTAAAAAACGTTTGTCTGGAGAAGAAGGTAATGTCGGAATGAGTTTTACCGAGTTTACTTACCAATTAATCCAAGGGTATGATTTTTACCATTTACACAAAACCATGAATTGCAAATTGCAATTGGGTGGAAGTGACCAATGGGGAAACATTACGACAGGTACCGAGTTAGTAAGACGTATGAATGTAGGTGACGATAAAGCCAAGGCTTATGCTATGACTTGTCCGTTAATTACAAAAGCTGACGGTAGTAAATTTGGTAAAAGTGAAGGTGGTAATGTTTGGTTAGATATTGACAAAACTAGTGTTTATAAGTTTTACCAATTTTGGTTAAACAGTTCTGATGAAGATGCAGAAAAGTATATCAAGATCTTTACTTTTTTAGACAAAGAGACCATTGACGCTTTAGTAGCAGAGCATAAAGAAAATCCTGGGTTTAGAGCATTACAAAAAAGATTAGCAGAAGAAGTGACTACTTTTGTGCATTCTAAGGATGTATTAGATAATGCTATAAAGGCATCAGGTATACTATTTAGTAAAGATTTTAAAAATGAAATTAGAGAACTTGATGAGCGTTTATTTTTAGACGTTTTTGAAGGTGTACCGCAGGCAGAAGTGTCCATGGATAAAATTGAAGCTGGTTTAGATATGATTGCTGCATTGTCTGCCGAGACTAACTTTTTAGGAAGTAACGGAGAAGCGCGTCGTGCATTAAAAGAAAATTCAGTTTCTGTTAATAAAGATAAAGTAACAGATGCTTATACAATAACTACCGAGGATTTAATTAATGATAGGTATATCGTTATTAATAGAGGTAAGAAAAGCACGTTTATAATTAAAGCGATTTAA
- a CDS encoding DUF4271 domain-containing protein, translating into MLRDINNLDILTLTIMGCLFLVALSKLLFPKRFNEFASLLFNSRYSNYYIKEQRFFDIFEGLLFINFSLNLGIILYLFLSNNSLQEITQLDLFIYAFLIGIFIILKVLLERLLSSLLDIEPLIDRYLFQKISIRNFIGLLLLPINTFLIYTIKPNQALLLAVAVLFILISIYSVFLFLKSNLNTFRKSLFYFILYLCTLEIAPYVVLYKIITTKQV; encoded by the coding sequence ATGCTTAGAGATATTAATAATCTAGATATTTTAACACTAACTATAATGGGGTGCTTGTTTTTAGTAGCCCTATCTAAATTATTGTTCCCCAAACGTTTTAACGAATTTGCCTCTTTACTTTTTAATTCTAGATATTCTAACTACTATATTAAAGAACAACGTTTTTTTGATATTTTTGAAGGTCTTCTTTTTATAAATTTCAGTTTAAACCTAGGGATCATACTTTATCTCTTTTTAAGTAACAATAGTTTACAAGAAATCACACAACTAGACCTATTTATATATGCTTTTTTAATTGGCATATTTATTATCTTAAAAGTTTTATTAGAGCGTTTGTTATCTAGTCTTTTAGATATAGAACCATTAATAGACCGCTACCTATTTCAAAAGATAAGTATTAGAAATTTTATAGGTTTATTATTATTACCCATAAATACCTTTTTGATTTACACTATAAAACCCAACCAAGCCCTTCTGTTAGCAGTAGCTGTCTTATTTATTTTAATTAGCATTTATAGTGTCTTTTTATTCCTAAAAAGCAATCTTAATACCTTTAGAAAGAGCTTGTTTTATTTTATTTTGTATCTTTGCACTCTTGAAATTGCACCTTACGTTGTTTTATATAA